The Toxotes jaculatrix isolate fToxJac2 chromosome 21, fToxJac2.pri, whole genome shotgun sequence genome includes a region encoding these proteins:
- the LOC121201308 gene encoding uncharacterized protein LOC121201308, with product MSCLWICLSLLCSAFLQSSASSHEAVLLRCNETVEVEAGENVTLNCTVRYQNMSPSDSDGCYVVEVTWKNTSGNIPCDSGSRKYICEWDQNHVSLTISDVPTEENYTVDVRTDCGMAEPSHIKVQVKHNTSNKTNKVTRAPEQNITAVLIICIICITIIVVCIFYVLFGTNHGRKIRELIMRDKTQGDHRDSKEDAEAPLTTDPQV from the exons ATGTCCTGCCTGTGGATATGTTTGAgtttgctctgctctgctttcctGCAAAGTAGTGCCTCATCACATGAAg CTGTGTTACTGAGGTGCAATGAAACAGTGGAAGTTGAAGCTGGAGAGAACGTGACACTAAACTGCACTGTACGTTACCAGAACATGAGCCCTTCAGATAGTGATGGATGTTATGTAGTAGAAGTTACCTGGAAAAACACAAGTGGCAACATACCATGTGACAGTGGCTcaagaaaatacatttgtgaaTGGGATCAGAACCATGTGTCATTGACCATCTCAGATGTGCCGACAGAGGAAAATTACACTGTTGATGTTCGGACAGACTGTGGTATGGCTGAACCATCTCATATCAAAGTACAAGTTAAACACAACACCAGCAACAAAACTA ATAAAGTAACACGGGCCCCTGAGCAGAACATCACCGCTGTGCTCATCATATGCATCATTTGTATCACCATCATTGTTGTCTGCATTTTTTACGTCCTGTTTGGAACTAACCATGGCAGAAAAATCAGGGAACTTATCATGAGGGACAAGACTCAAGGAGACCACAGAGACTCTAAAGAGGATGCTGAAGCCCCCCTCACAACAGATCCTCAAGTCTAA
- the narf gene encoding nuclear prelamin A recognition factor, with protein sequence MAEVSIAKRKEKCENCTKQCNKKQGDESANSQHERDEVNGRVNEGSQLLLSACLSCDGCLSEEESLKISQQSLEEVECVLALNKKCDVSKHKVLVASVCPQSLPFFAVKFGLDISEATHKLCGFLKSLGVQYVFDTTLAAGFSILESQKEFIQRYRRRHHDSHALPMFTSSCPGWIRYSERVLGSLVTPHICTARSPQQIMGCLVKDYFSKQQKLSPEKIYHVVVAPCFDKKLEAVREEFYNSLLETRDVDCVLTSGEIYYLMEQKKVSVEDLDAVPLDQVLGEPGDAALVRHEGRGSEGFLEHVFKHAAKELFGLDVHEITYKTLRNRDFQEVTLERDGETLLQFAAVYGFRNIQTLVHRMRKGRVPYQLVEVLSCPGGCLSGRGQAESEAGGRVDKALVQQMEDSYSSLPVRLPEVNPTLHTLYQDWLQGQDSAQAGTLLHTQYRSQGQIHTQPPHMQW encoded by the exons ATGGCAGAGGTCAGCATAGCCAAGCGCAAGGAGAAGTGTGAGAACTGCACCAAACAG TGCAACAAGAAACAGGGTGATGAAAGTGCCAACTCGCAGCACGAGAGAGATGAAGTCAATGGACGG GTGAATGAAGGATCCCAGTTGTTGCTGAGTGCCTGTCTCTCCTGTGACGGCTGTTTATCAGAGGAGGAGAGTCTGAAGATCTCTCAGCAGAGCCTGGAGGAAGTGGAGTGTGTTCTGGCACTCAACAAG AAATGTGACGTGTCAAAACACAAGGTGCTGGTTGCATCGGTTTGTCCCCAGTCCCTGCCTTTCTTTGCTGTCAAGTTTGGTCTGGACATCAGTGAAGCCACCCACAAACTCTGTGGCTTCCTCAAGAGCCTGG GAGTGCAGTATGTGTTTGACACCACTCTGGCTGCAGGCTTCAGCATCTTAGAGAGCCAGAAGGAGTTTATTCAGAGGTATCGCAGGAGGCATCACGACTCCCATGCCTTGCCCATGTTCACCTCCTCCTGCCCAG gatgGATCCGCTATTCAGAGCGTGTCCTGGGCAGTTTGGTCACTCCCCATATCTGCACAGCCAGGTCCCCCCAGCAGATCATGGGCTGTCTGGTCAAAGACTACTTCTCaaagcagcag AAGTTGAGCCCAGAGAAGATCTACCACGTGGTGGTGGCTCCCTGCTTTGATAAGAAGCTAGAGGCTGTCAGAGAGGAGTTTTACAACAGCCTGCTCGAGACCAGAGATGTGGATTGTGTCCTCACCTCAG GGGAAATCTATTACCTGATGGAGCAGAAGAAAGTTTCAGTGGAGGACCTGGACGCAGTTCCACTGGACCAAGT GCTGGGAGAGCCGGGAGACGCGGCGTTGGTGAGGCACGAGGGCCGAGGTTCTGAGGGCTTCCTGGAGCACGTGTTCAAACATGCCGCCAAAGAGCTCTTTGGTCTGGACGTCCATGAGATCACATACAAGACCCTCAG GAACAGAGACTTCCAAGAAGTGACTCTGGAGCGGGACGGAGAGACTCTGCTGCAGTTTGCTGCCGTCTATGGTTTCAGGAACATCCAGACCCTGGTTCACCGGATGAGGAAGGGTCGTGTGCCTTACCAGCTGGTGGAGGTTCTGTCCTGCCCAGGAG GGTGCTTGAGCGGCCGCggtcaggcagagagcgaggCGGGAGGACGGGTGGATAAAGCTCTGGTCCAGCAGATGGAGGACTCTTACAGCAGCCTGCCGGTCCGTCTCCCAGAGGTCAACCCCACCCTGCACACCCTCTATCAAGACTGGCTGCAGGGCCAGGACTCCGCACAGGCCGGCACGCTGCTGCACACCCAGTATAGAAGTCAGGGTCAGATCCACACACAGCCCCCACACATGCAGTGGTGA
- the LOC121201321 gene encoding cytochrome b-245 chaperone 1 homolog, with protein MGYMTVEEQSSTLLHLKRSPGIRSWSLLVGIASVGLAAAYYSSDSIPWKLFYVAGCLFVAIQNMEEWEEAVFDKSKNLIELKTISLYASVLTLWKKGQEKVVLDLTQLCDICVQEERVRYLGKGYLLMLRLAAGFSYPLTQSATLAGRGDVEAVAALLKRFLGLEELQQRRQQEEEEEYGEKEDSLDNSSDSDDEADEADEL; from the exons ATGGGATACATGACAGTAGAGGAGCAGAGCTCCACTCTGCTCCACCTGAAGAGGTCCCCGGGCATTCGATCATGGTCTCTTCTTgtcg GTATAGCATCTGTTGGGTTGGCAGCTGCATACTACAGCTCAG ACAGCATTCCGTGGAAGCTTTTCTACGTCGCCGGCTGTCTGTTTGTGGCCATACAGAACATGGAGGAATGGGAGGAGGCCGTGTTTGACAAAAGCAAGAACCTGATTGAGCTCAAGACCATTAGCCTGTACGCTTCAGTCCTGACGTTGTGGAAGAAGGGGCAGGAGAAAG ttgtgTTGGATCTGACACAGCTGTGTGATATTTGCGTCCAAGAGGAGAGGGTACGCTATCTGGGGAAAGGTTACCTGCTGATGCTGCGGCTGGCTGCAGGCTTCTCCTACCCCCTCACTCAGAGTGCCACACTCGCGGGACGCGG TGATGTGGAGGCAGTGGCTGCTTTGCTGAAGCGCTTCTTAgggctggaggagctgcagcaacgcaggcagcaggaggaagaagaagagtacGGAGAGAAAGAAGATTCTTTGGACAACAGCAGTGATTCGGATGATGAAGCTGATGAAGCTGATGAACTCTGA